In Helicobacter colisuis, the DNA window TAGGCATCTTTCAATCTCTTTGTCTCTCCCAATAATTGGATCAATTTTGCCCTCTTTTGCTTCTTGTGTGAGATTGATGCAATATTTCTCTAATACACTCTCTTGTTTATTTTCATCTTTTTCAAACTTTTGAGTTTGTTGTAAATCTTGATTTTCTGTAATATACTCTAAAATATTAAGGCGTGTGATTCCTTGGGCTTTAAGAAGCTGAGTGCAAAATGCTTTGTCTTCCTCTAAAATTGCGGCTAACAAATCTCCAACTTGAGCTTCTTTGCGTTGAGCACCCTTTACATGGCTTACCATAATTTCAATAACACGCGTAACAGCTAGAGTTTCTATAGGCAACTCACTCACATCAGGGTGAGACTGCAAAAAATGCATTAAATAGCGCTCTATTTGCGATTTGAGCGCTTTAATATTGCCTCCGCATTCTTCAATAGCTTTTTTAATTGTTTGACTATCCAAAAGAGAATGAAAAATATGCTCTAGTGTAAGGTATTCATGCCCTAAATGCTTAGCACGACTTTGTGCGGCTTGCAAAATATAATTTAATTCTTTGCTAATCTCAATCATCGCATTTCTTTACATTTTTTCTAAAATGGCTCTTAGAGGAAATTGTTTTTCTTTTGCCATTTTTCTAACCTGCATTGCTTTAGTTTCTGCTATATCATAGGGATAGATTCCGCACATTCCACGCCCATTATGATGAATTTGCAACATAAGATTGAGCGATTCTTCAAAATTTTTGTGAAAAATTTTCTGCAAAATCTCTATTACAAAATCCTGAGTGGTATAATCATCATTAAGCAAAATAACTTTGTAGCGGATAGGTTCTTGTAGCTTTTCAAGGGTTTCTGTTGCGTTTTCAATTTGATTTTGTTTGGGCAATTTTCCCTCCAAAGTAATATTAAAGTAATGCTAAATTTATATTTTTAGTATAGCATTTTTTGCTTAAAATTTTTACCTTTTAATTTATTCTTTGACAAGTGCGCTAATAGTTTTAAAATTTTCTTCCTTAGAATGCAAAAGAAATGAAAAAAGAGCACTCTCAGTGCTTATGATTCTTGCTCCCAAGTCTCTTAGCTCTTGCATTGCCAAGGCGTGATTATGAGCATCTCTAGCACTGCAAGCATCCTCTATAATAAACACTTCAAAATCTCTCTTTAAAGAATCCAAAGCCGTTTCTCGCACACAAATATGACTTTCAATGCCAAAGAGAATAAGAGTTTGAGCATTGTATTTTTCTAATGCTCGACAAAAAGTCTCCTCCCCAAAAGCGCTAAAAGAATTTTTTTGGATAATTTGACTAGAATGGCTTACAATAGCCTTACCCAAACCTTTTGGATACTGCTCCAAAACCAAAGCTTTTTGACAAAAAGCCTCCGCACATCTCAAGAGATTATTAGCATTTTTTAGAAGTTTTTCTTGGTTTTGCATAACCCCAAAAAGTTTTTCTTGAATATCAACACAGATAAAAACACACCCCTCTTTGACAAAACTGGCTTTTTGTTTTAGAGTATATGAAGGCATATTTTCCCTTTTTAGTATTCAATTCCTGCTGCTCTTAATGCATCTCGAATGGCACGCATTTGGATATTTTTATCAAAACACCACTTAGGTGCAATAAGTGTATCATTTCTCACTCCCGCACTTACACGATGAATGACTATATTTTGCGGAATCATCTTAAGCGTTTCAACTATTAATTCAATATATTCACTGAGTGTAATAGGCTTGTATTCCCCCTTGGCATGCATTTGTGCTAAAATAGTCTTTTCAATAATATATAGCGGATGAACTTTAATCCCATCACTTCCCCACTCTAACACTTGCCTAAGGCTATTTAACATCATCTCTTTACTTTCATTAGGTAATCCATAGATAATATGAGAACAAACCTTTAATCCCCTTTGCTTAGTCTCCTTAATCCAATACTCCATTCCCTCTGTGGTATGTCCGCGATTAATAAATTTCAAAGTTTCATCATAAACAGATTGGATTCCATATTCTATCCAAATCTCTTGCTTTCTTGACTCTTGCAAATTTGCTAAATAATCTAATAACTCCAAACTAACACTATCAGTTCTGGTGCCAATAGACATTCCAACTACATTAGGCAAATTAAGTGCTTCTATGTAAAGTTTTTGCAAAGTATCAAATGGCGCATAAGTGTTAGTAAAAGATTGAAAATAGATTAAATATTTCCCAACACCAAACTTATTTTTATGAAAATCAGTTTGCCATTGATATTGACTATGAAGCTGTTTGAGTTGCATTGGCAGTAGTGGATTATCCTGCATTCTAGGATTAATCTTTAGAGGTGCCTTTGGTTCATGTTCTAAAGTCGGAGAAAAGCTTTCATTTTTACAAAAAATACAACCTCCCCTAGCAACACTACCATCAATATTTGGACAGGTAAATCCAGCAAGAGCAATTGGAATCTTTCTTACCCTTTGCCCAAAACGGCGTTTACAATAACGCCCAAAAGTCAACATTTGCTTCATAAGACTTACCTTACAATATAATTATTATCAAAACAGGCTTGACAGAATTGATAATTTTCCACCCCTATGCTTCGCCTTAGACCCTCAAGCGAAAGAAAAGAAAGAGAATCGGCTTTAATAAACTTGCAAACTTCTTCATTACTCATTGTAGCACTAATTAGCTCATCTTTACTTGGCGTATCCACCCCATAAAAACAAGGTGCAATAGTTGGTGGAGAAGAAATTTTCATATGAATCTCTTTGGCACCACAATCGCGTAATATTTTAACAATTTGCTTACTAGTAGTTCCTCTAACAACCGAATCATCAATCACAATAATGCGTTTGTTTTCTATTAATTCTCTAATTGGATTTAATTTTAACTTAACTTTTAATTCTCTAATTTGCTGGGTTGGTTCTATAAAAGTTCTCCCCACATAGTGATTCCTAATAATTCCTAATTCAAAAGGGATTCCACTTTCTTGCGAATATCCAAGCGCAGCTGCCACGCCACTATCAGGAACAGGTATCACAATATCAGCATCAATTGGATTTTCTTTAGCAAGTTCTACGCCCATAGCCTTTCTAATATTATATACCAAACGCCCAAAAACATGGCTATCTGGGCGCGCAAAATACACATATTCAAACACACAAGGATAAGGATTCTTAGGCATAATATGATGACTTTCAATACCATCTTTAGATAACACAAGCATTTCACCTGGTTCCACATCGCGCAAATATCTAGCATTCACCAAATCAAAAGCACAGGTTTCGCTTGCCACAATATAACCAACACTACCATCGTTATTTTGTATCTGTCCTAAACTTAGCGGTCTAAAACCATTTCTATCGCGAATAACAAACATTTTTTTGCGACTTAAAATAATGAAGCAAAAAGCCCCCTCTAATTTTAAAACCGCCT includes these proteins:
- a CDS encoding ATP-dependent Clp protease adaptor ClpS; the protein is MPKQNQIENATETLEKLQEPIRYKVILLNDDYTTQDFVIEILQKIFHKNFEESLNLMLQIHHNGRGMCGIYPYDIAETKAMQVRKMAKEKQFPLRAILEKM
- a CDS encoding isochorismatase family protein — protein: MPSYTLKQKASFVKEGCVFICVDIQEKLFGVMQNQEKLLKNANNLLRCAEAFCQKALVLEQYPKGLGKAIVSHSSQIIQKNSFSAFGEETFCRALEKYNAQTLILFGIESHICVRETALDSLKRDFEVFIIEDACSARDAHNHALAMQELRDLGARIISTESALFSFLLHSKEENFKTISALVKE
- a CDS encoding TIGR01212 family radical SAM protein (This family includes YhcC from E. coli K-12, an uncharacterized radical SAM protein.), which produces MKQMLTFGRYCKRRFGQRVRKIPIALAGFTCPNIDGSVARGGCIFCKNESFSPTLEHEPKAPLKINPRMQDNPLLPMQLKQLHSQYQWQTDFHKNKFGVGKYLIYFQSFTNTYAPFDTLQKLYIEALNLPNVVGMSIGTRTDSVSLELLDYLANLQESRKQEIWIEYGIQSVYDETLKFINRGHTTEGMEYWIKETKQRGLKVCSHIIYGLPNESKEMMLNSLRQVLEWGSDGIKVHPLYIIEKTILAQMHAKGEYKPITLSEYIELIVETLKMIPQNIVIHRVSAGVRNDTLIAPKWCFDKNIQMRAIRDALRAAGIEY
- the purF gene encoding amidophosphoribosyltransferase, with the translated sequence MEERNWNEECAVVGVYNAPNAASIAYYSLFSMQHRGQEATGIASSNGEKITTIKDRGLVTDVFCDETLKKLKGFSAVGHNRYATAGADSLSDAQPIFARYDLGEVAIVHNGNLTNAEKIRNDLIRDGAIFQSHMDTENLIHLIAKAKEENLVDRIKEAVLKLEGAFCFIILSRKKMFVIRDRNGFRPLSLGQIQNNDGSVGYIVASETCAFDLVNARYLRDVEPGEMLVLSKDGIESHHIMPKNPYPCVFEYVYFARPDSHVFGRLVYNIRKAMGVELAKENPIDADIVIPVPDSGVAAALGYSQESGIPFELGIIRNHYVGRTFIEPTQQIRELKVKLKLNPIRELIENKRIIVIDDSVVRGTTSKQIVKILRDCGAKEIHMKISSPPTIAPCFYGVDTPSKDELISATMSNEEVCKFIKADSLSFLSLEGLRRSIGVENYQFCQACFDNNYIVR